DNA sequence from the Thermococcus gammatolerans EJ3 genome:
CAGGAATATGACAGGGATGAGTTCAGGAAGATGTTTCCAGCACTCGCAAAGGAACTCGAAGAGGGTAAGGGCATCGGAATAGACGCTTACCGCAGCTCCGTTGAGGAGGGTGAGGAGCTAGCCGAGCCGAGAAACTTCGCCGGCTACAACCCAACGGTAATAGATTTCCTCAGAAGATGCGAGACCGACGATGAGGCGCTGGAGATAATCAACTGGATGGAGAGTAGGGGTGAGATAACGCCCGAAATCGCGAAGGAGCTCAGGATAACGCTTGCTAAGAAGGGAGTTAGAGCTTTCGGGCCTAAGAAGGAGTGGGGATGGTACGAGAGGCACGGTAGATGAGATGCCTATCGAAAGGTTAATATTTTCCTTGTTACAATCCCCTCTGGTGGTTTCCATGACGTTTAACCCCGTTTTTGAGGCGGAAAAAATCAAGGATCTGATAATCTCGTGGAGACGTGACTTTCACATGTACCCGGAGCTCAAGTACGAGGAGGAGAGAACCTCAAAGATCGTTGAGGAGCACCTCAGGGAGTGGGGCTACTCAATCAAGCGTGTTGGAACCGGAATTATAGCGGATATCGGCGACGGCGAGAAAACCATCGCCCTTCGCGCCGATATGGACGCGTTGCCAATCCAGGAGGAGAACGACGTCCCCTATAAGTCCCGCATCCCCGGAAAGATGCACGCCTGCGGTCACGACGCCCACACGGCAATGTTGCTTGGAGCGGGCAAGATAATAGCGGAGCACGCCGAGGAGTTCAACGGCAGGGTAAGGCTTATCTTTCAGCCGGCGGAGGAGGGAGGAAACGGGGCTGTTAAAATGATCGAAGGCGGTGCTCTGGAGGGCGTTAACGCGATCTTCGGCTTTCACGTCTGGATGGACCTTCCGAGCGGTGTTATAGGGATAAGAGAAGGGCCGTTCTTGGCGGGTGCTGGCATATTCAGCGGGAAGCTTGTAGGAAAGGGGGGTCATGGAGCGGCACCCCACGAGGCGAGGGATCCCCTGCCCGCGCTTGCAGAGCTTATCCTTGCCTATCAGACCATAGTTAGCAGGAACGTCGATCCGATCGAGACCGGAGTAGTAAGCGTTACTTCGGTTCACGCGGGAACGGCCTTCAATGTCATTCCAGAAAAGGCCGAGTTCAAGGGCACCTTCCGGTTCTTCAAGGGGGAGGTCGGCGAGCTGATAAAGAGGAGGATGGACGAAATTGCCAGGGGTGTGGCCATTGCCCACAACCTTGAGTACGAGCTCAGCATCGATGAACTAACCCCTCCCACGATCAACGACCCCGAGATGGCAGGGTTCGCGCGGAAGGTCGCGGAAAAATACGGCCTGAAGTACGGCGAAGTTCCGCCCACGATGGGAGCTGAGGACTTCTCGTTCTACCTCCAGAGGGTTCCGGGAGCGTTTTTGGCCCTGGGAATAAGGAACGAGGAGAAGGGCATTATCTACCCGCACCACCATCCAAAGTTTGACGTCGACGAGGACGTCCTCCACCTTGGAACTGCGATGGAAGTTGCCCTGGCCCTTGAGTTCCTCAGGTGAGTTCCTTCGCGAGTATCTCTATTCTTCCAACCTCTCTCGTGTCTGCTACTTCTAAATCCTCCGCGAGCACGGTCAGTACCCTCTCGAAGCCCAGAGCCTTAGCCCTGCCGAGAACTGTCCCCAAATCGTCAATTCTGCCCCAGAGGAGGAGTGCAACACCGTCTCTTCCCGGCAGGTTTCTGAAGGCGTAGAAGGACTCGCCGGCTTTTCCGCTTTCAACGGTGTAGTGAATTCCCGCTATGTTGTCCTTAAACGCCGAAAAGTACATGCTGTAAGAGCTTTGGAAACGGCCGGCAACCAGTTGGAGGTTTTTAACCTCCTCCCAGCTAAACTCAAGTGGCCGTATGTTCGCATCATCGGCTCTCTTACCCGCAGGAATCCACACCGTCCTGCCCCCGAAGACCTCAACATCAAAGCCCAGCCTCTCGTAGAAGCCCTTTGCATCCTCATCTGGCTGGGTCGTCGACATCTCGGCTCCCCTTTCTCTGGCCAAGCCCTCAACGAACTCCATAAGCGCTCTCCCAATTCCCCTGCCCCGGTAATCAGGATGGACTTCAATGACGTCAATGTGGGCGATTCTTCGAACTTTTCCCCCGATGGGCTCTTCTGAAAAGAGAACCTCGACTTCCCCTACGATCTTTCCGTCAAGCTCTGCGACGGCTACAAGCTGGTCGTCGAGCAGGAGGTTGTTGAGGTGAATCGCGAGCGTCTCAGTGGCCATCCACGGGCCGCCCCGAATGTAGCGGTCGTAAATGCCGCCGCTGAGGTTCTCGTCGGCAGTGTGAACCTCAACTATCTCGTGAACGTCCTCAAGGGTTGCCAGACGAACCCTCATCGCCCTCACCGAGATAGCCGAACTTCCTTAGAATATGGACTATCGCCTCAGCCCCACCGTCGCCGTACGGTTTCTCGGTTACGTAGTCGGCTTTCTCCTTGAGGCTCTCTGGGGCCTGGGCGATTGCCACCCGGTATCCAACGACGCGGAAGGCGTCCAAATCGTTCTCCCCATCTCCAACATGGGCGACCTCGCTCGGTTTAATACCCAGGTACTCACAGGCCTTTTCTATGCCTGCGCCCTTGTTTATCCAGGGCTTCTTCACGTGGATTGCAAAGCCAGAATCGACGGCGACGAGGTTGAGCCCAAGCTCCTCGATGATCTCCCGCACCGCTTCAACGGGAACCGTTCTCAGAACCACCAGCCCGGCCTTCCTTTCCATCGTGGAGTAGCTCAGCTTCGCCTCGGGATAGCGCCTCTTGAGCTCACTCCAGAGTATCCACTCCTCGTCCATGTCAGTCAGAAAAACGCGCTTCCTCATAGTTCCCTCCCCTTTCAGGGAGAGTGCGCCCCCGTCCTCCGCTATGACGGGCCCGCTGGTTCCGATAAAAACCGCCGCGGCCTCCGCAAACGGAACGGAATTGCCAGTAACGAGCATCACCGGGACGCCAAGTCTTTCAGCCAGCCTTATCGCCTTCAGGGCGTCGATGCTTAGGGTTCTGTCGCGATAGGTTATCGTGCCGTCTATATCGAGTGATATGGCTTTTATTTTCCCCATTTTCCTTCACCAGCGGAGAAAGGGGACGGTTGTATTAAACCTTTCCGGCTAAGGCAATGAGACTTTTTTCTCCTGCTTTTATTCTGTAGGCCCTTAGTCTTCCCTCAAGGAAAAGCCTTATCGCCTCAAGCGTCTTCTCCTTCTTAAAGAGCTCGTTTCTGGCATCTTCGACGCTCATCTCCCTAAAGCGCACTTTAAAACTGGGCCTCAGCTGGGCGAGGCGGTGCAGATATGCATTCGAAACGACGCCAATCCTCGCGTAACCGCCGGTGGTTTGAGCGTCGCGCATCATCACGATTGGCTTTCCGTTAGGGGGAACTTGAACAGTCCCGGGGACGAGCGGGCCGGTGACTATCCCAGCCCCTTTCTCGGAATGTTCTATCGTCCTTCCGTCGAGGCGGTAGCCCATCCTGTCCGATTCCGGCGTTATTGTGTAGGCCTCGCTGAGGAACATTCTCACGCCCTCCTCTGTGAAATGGTCCAAATCCGGGCCGAGAACGACGCCGACGGTTATCTCCTCCGCCGAGTAGTCCGGCCTCAGCTCCTCGGGAAGTCTGCACCCCTCTTTGCCAGTCAATATTGCGTAGCCGAGGGTAAGTTTATCGCCCTCACTCAACGGCCGTCCAAGGTTAGCTCTGGCGTAGGTCGAGCAACTACCCAGAAGCTTCTCGCACTTTATTCCTCCGGCAAAGGCTATGTAGCCATAAAGACCGCTCTTCAGCACCCCTACTTCGAGAACGTCGCCCCTCTTTGCCCAGTAACTAGTCCAAGGATCAACTGGAGCCCCGTTGAGCTTCACATCGACGTCACCGGCAACGGCGAAGACCGCTGAAGCGTTGAACTTAATAGTTGGCCCCATCAGGAGGAACTCGAGGAGGGGAGCATCGCAGGGGTTTCCGACGAGGTAGTTAGCTATCCTTGCTGAGTAATCGTCCATGTAGCCTGAAACCGGGACGCCAAGCTTTCGGTAGCCCTTCCTGCCGGAGTCTTGAACCGTCAGCAAAGAGGGAACTCGGAGGAGTTCAATCATTTTCGTGCCCCCATTCGGCTTTGTAGAGCTCCTTGAACTCCTCCTCATCAATCGGCACGAACTTTACCCTGTCGCCGGGCCTCAGGAGCGTTGGCGGTTTCCTCGATGGGTTGAAGAGCCTCAGCGGGGTTCTGCCGATGAGCCTCCAGCCGCCGGGGCTCTCGATTGGATAAATCCCAGTCTGCTCTCCGGCTATCCCCACCGAACCCGCCGGAACTTTCAGGCGGGGCTTTTCCAGCCGGGGCGTTGCTATTCTCTCGTCCATCCCACCGAGATAGGCGAATCCCGGGAGAAAGCCGAGGAAGTAGACGCGGTAGATGGGCCTGGAGTGTATCTCGATGACCTCCTCCGGAGTCAGGCCGTTGTATTCCGCTACGAACTCCAAATCCGGGCCGTGCTCACCGCCGTAAAGAACGGGAATCTCAACGAGCCTTCCCTCGAACCTCTCAGCCGAGAACTCAATTCTTTCGATTGCCTGCTTGACTCCTTCGAAGTCTATGAGCTTGGCATCGTAGATTACGGCGAGGGAGGAGTAAGAGGGAACGACTTCGACGAGCCACTCAAAGCCCGCTTTCTCTATCGCCCCCGCGAGGGCGTGAACGCGGTCGTTGGTCTCTTCGTCAATGACCTCTCCGAAGGAGATGAGCAACCCCGAGTCTCCAAGGGGCTTGAAGTTCATGGTCTCACCCATTCACGCTCCCATTCCTTTCGAATCTTCCTAGGGTCAAAGTCCTCCGTAAATGCTCCAAACGCCGAGTTAAGGTCTCTCAGAAACTCTTCCATGTTTTCTTTCTTCGGGGCTTTCTTCTGAGTGTTCATCTCAGAAATTCCCCCATCGGCACTACCTTAACCCCCTCCCGCTCAAGGACCTCCCTGACCTGCCTCGCTATCTCAACGGCCTTCGGATTGTCGCCGTGGACGCAGATTGTATCTGCCCTGAGCTCAATCCACTCGCCGTTGATTGCTCTAACCCCGCCGTCCTTGACCATCGAGACCACGCGCTCCGCTATTTCTTCCTTATCATGGATAACCGCTCCGGGCTTCGAACGGGGGACGAGGGTTCCGTCCGGGTTGTATGCCCTGTCAGCGAAGACCTCGTGGGCCACCTTAATGCCCATCTCCTCCGCTATCTGGGCCGGTTTTGAGCCTGAGAGAGCCACGAATATCAGGTTCCTGTCGAAATCGGCTATTCCCTCTATGACGGCCCTTGCGAGCTCTTCCTCTTTAACGAGGGCGTTGTAAAGTGCCCCGTGCGGTTTGACGTGCTGGAGTTCGAGGCCTTCAGCCCTCGTGAACGCGTAGAGCGCTCCAATCTGGTAGAGGACATAATTGCGAGCTTCCTCTGGCGTGAGCTTCATGTACCTCCTCCCGAAGCCCATCAAATCGGGATAACCTGGGTGCGCGCCGACGGCGACTCCTTTCTCCTTCGCGAGCCTGACGGTCTTTCTCATGACAATCGGGTCGCCGGCGTGCCAGCCGGTAGCGACGTTGGCGCTGGTTATGTACTTCATGACCTCCTCGTCGAGGCCCAACGTGTACCGCCCGAAGCTCTCCCCAAGGTCGGAGTTCAAATCAACCCTCATGCTCCCACCGGTTTCATTTCGACGGAAATCTAAAAAAGCCTTTCCCGGAGCTTGAACCATGCAGGTAATAGACACCGCCATCTTCATCCAGGGGATAGACGTCGAGGGCTTCACGACGCCGAAGGTCGTTGAAGAGGTCAAGGACCCGGAGTCGAGGCTCTTCCTGGAGAGCCTGATAAGCGCGGGAAAGGTTAAGGTGCTCGTTCCATCAAAGGAGAGCGTTGAGGTGGTTATGGAAGCCGCAAGGAAAACGGGTGAGCTCAACGAGCTTAGCGAAGCTGATATTGAGGTTCTCGCCCTGGCTTATGAGCTCAAAGCTACCCTCCTCACTGACGACTACAACCTCCAGAACATTGCAAAAACCCTCGGGATTCCCTTCAAGACCCTCAAGCGCGGAATTAAGCGCGTGATACGCTGGAACTACGTCTGCATCGGCTGTGGAAAGCGGTTTTCTGAGATGCCCCCTGGAGGAGTCTGCCCCGACTGCGGGAGCCCTGTGAGGTTGATCCCAAAGAGAAGGCGGAGAAAAAAGCGGAGAAAGAAAGGACAAGATCAGGGATAGATGTCCACGACTATTCTGTCCGGGTTTGAGAGGACGAAGTCGCTGTATGGCAAATACGGGCTGTTGAGCTCGACAACGATAAAAACTGTGTTTCCGCTCTGGGTGGCGTATATCAGCGGGGCAGTGCCCGAGCCGGTGTATGTGTAGTACCATCCGTTGTAGCTCGCCCATCCAAGGTTCGCCAGCTGGGCGTTGTCCACCTGGATGACGAGGTGGTAGCCGTTGGAGTAATAGGTGTAGTAAACGTGGTAGCTGGCCTTCTCGCTAACGTCCAGAACGACCCTGAAGTAGCTTCCGTGGTCCGCGAACCTCACACCAGTTACCACTGGAACCGGGTCATGAACGGGAACTCCGAAGTACCTCTGGACGCCGTGGAGAATGGCGTAGGCATATTTCCACTGATAGGCCTCATCGCTTATTATGCTTGCATCATAGGAGTTCGTCACGAAGCCGGTCTCGATGAGTATGGCGGGCATCCTGGTGTATTTGATAACGTAGAAGCCAGCGCTCTTAACGCCCCTGTTCCTGAGGGGGATGAGTTTTGATATCTCCTCGTCAACGTACGTCGCTAGGGTCTTTCCCCTGCTGGAGGTGTAGTAGTGGTAGACCTCGAATCCGCTCGCCGAGCTCGGCCCGGCGTTGGCGTGTATACTGATGAAGATATCACAGTCGGCTGAGTTCGCTATCTGTACCCTTCCTGAGAGCGTGACGAAGTAGTCCCCGTTCCTTGTAAGGACTACCCTCGCACCGTCCCTTTCCAGGACTTGGGCAACTTTGAGAGCTATCGCCAGGTTCACGTCCTTCTCCACCACGTATCCGACTGCACCAGGGTCTTTCCCACCGTGGCCGGCATCAACGCAGATGGTGTACCCGCTTAGATTTGAGGCGCTGGCCCCCGTTGTTGGTATCCACAGGAGGGCGCTAAGGAACAAAAATGCTACAAACAGTGCTCTAAATTTCATCATCCCCACCTCTATGCCATTGGTGAACTGTTATCCAAAAAAAGTCTATTATAAAGCTTGTGCGGATTATCCTGTGCAGTTAGGGCCTGAATAGGTTTGTACATGGTCTGAATGCGGTAGTTTCAAAGAAAAAGGAGTCAGAGCCTCAGGTAGGGAATCACCTCGTCGTAAACCTCGCTCCAGTCCACGACGCCGACCCTCTTTTTAACACCTTTCTCAATCAGCTCTAAAATCTCATTCACAACCTCTTCCGGCGTCTTTCCTGTCGTGTCGACCTCTATGACGTTCTCGTTCTCCTCAAGCGCTTCCACGAGGATTACATCGACAAGCTCGGCCTCGACGTTTTCTCCAACTTTCTCCCTCGAATAGCCCCTCTCGGTTAACCTCTCGCCGATTAGTCTCGGGTGCGCCCTAAGTACAACCACGAGGTCTGCGTTGAGGAAATGACTAAGATGCCCGTCAACGACGACGTTCTTCCCCTTGAAGTCTCGCTCGAAGTTGTAAGTTAACTCATCAACCTCGACTTCGAGCTCGTCCCCCTTCATCTCGCCGATGCCCTTCTCTATCGCATAGTCCCTTAAGCTAACGTACTCGTAGCCGAGCTTTTCCGCCAAAAGCTTTGAAACCGTCGTCTTCCCCACCCCGGGTGTCCCGGTTACCGCGATTATCATGCCACCACCGTACTTGGTTCACCCTAAGCTTTTAAAAACCCAGCCCGAGTTTCGAGCATGTACGAGTTCACCGAGGACTTCAAGCTCAGGCGAATCACAAAGTACGAGCTGGACGGCGTCGATGAGCGGGACGATTTGGTGGTTATCCCTCCGTCGAGCAAAGCGGGCCCGTGCGGGAGCTACTGCCTCTTCTGCTACCTCCGCCAGAATCCGCCCGAGATGATTTACAAGGTTTCCTTCCACGACACCCTGAACGACCCGGAGCTCGAGAGGAGGATTGCCTACGTGAGCGAGCACTATCCCGAGCTGTGGATTCGGGTTACCGACACGGCTGGAAACGTCGGGCTGGACAAGAAAAGGATTGAGAGCCTCTGGAAAGCGGGCCTCGACGAGATGCAGATTTCCGTCCACACGACGAAGAAGGAGAGGCGAATCGCCCTCATGAGGAGCCCGCTCGCGGGGAGGCTGATAGACCTCCTCCCACTCGTCGCCGAGACATTCAGGGTCATAGCGGACATAATCCTGACGCCCGGCTACAACGTCGATGACATCGGCGAGATAATAGAAGATTTGGCCTCGATGGGTGTTGCCGAGGTCAGGCTCTTTCCCGTCGGCGTGACGCGATACAACAGGGACGTTAGACCTCTAACGAGGGACGAGCTAATCTTCGTTAAGGAGACGGCCCTCGACGTCGGGCGGGAGACGGGAATAAGGGTCGTGATTCCGCCTATCTTCAAGGCTTTGCTTGGGGAGTTCAGGCTTGACATCGGGCCCTTTGAAATCGAGCCAGAGATGCCGACGTACATACTGACGGGCGAGCTGGCCTATCCAGAACTCAGAAGAATCTTCCCAAGGATTCCCGTCGTGGCGGTTAAAAACGAGTTCTTCGGCGGGAACATAGGGACGGCGGGCCTGCTCACGGGCAGGGACGTTCTCAGAACCGTTGAAAAGCTTCCAGAGGTCGACCTTGGCCTTATCCTGCTTCCCGAGCTGATGTTCTACGGCGACAGAACACTGGACGGCTTCACGCGAGAGGAGCTCGTTTCGAGAATCCTCGTGGAGAAGGGCTACATCGTCGAGAGCGCCCTTGAGCCGGTTGAAATACCGCGCGTTCTTGAGAAGGTTGGGGCAGTTTAACGCCCCGGACCGGCTCGGCGCTCATAGGGTATATCATCGCCTTCGCTCATCCCGTCTTGGATTCCTCACGGCCGGCCCGGGACGGCGTCAGGGCCAGTCCTCGTCATCAACATCAGTGCAATTCGCTGTCATCATCCGCGCTTCAACCTTGAAGGTAGTAGGATATAAGCTTTCTCAGCTCGATGTTCCTGTTCAGGGGGAGCCTCAAGAAGCGTCTCAGCTGGTTGTTCTCAGCTATCAGGCCAGAGAGCTCGATTGCAAGGATTTTGTTGTCCTCGCTCAGTCCGTAGGCCTTGTATCGGAGCGGGGCGTATTCCTTTTCAAGCTTCCAGACCCTTTTTTCAAGCTCTTCTGCCTTTCTCTCGAGCTCTTCAAGCTCTCCCTTTGACTCCCCGAACTCCCCTATAAGGGCGATTTCAGCGACCCTCTCAGGGGGGACTCTGTATCGCTCCGCGAGTCTCTCAATCTCGGCCCATAGAGCCTCGTCAATTTCGATCTCAATCTTCCCAAAGCCTCTATCGGGTTTGATTGTGAGCTTCATCTTCGTTCACGCTCTGTGAACGAGTCGTTCACTATTCCTGAACTTCTCTTCTCATCAAGCCTTTTCCTGAGCTCCTCGTTCTCCTTTCTCAGCTTATCGCGCTCCGCCATCATCAGCTCCTTGTCTCTCAGGGCCTTCTTGTAGAACTCCCTCAGCTCGTTGAGCTGACCCTCCATTTCCCGGAGCTTCTCCTCGAGCTTTCCAATTTTCTCCCGAAGGAACTCCTCCCTCTCGGCCCTGAGGGTTTCCTCGACTTTGGGCAGGTTCCTCTCGATTAGGGCCCTAATGTCTTTTCCCTTCAGGGATTTGAACTTCTCGCGGGGAAGGACAATCACAACATCGCTCATCTCTTCCTCCTCTCCATCTCGGTCTTCCTGTCGTAGCAGGTGATGTAAAACGCCAGCAAACCCTTCCACTTCCCATAGGGCTCGATGATTTCCCTAACGTCCCTTTCTCTAACTTCTTTCGGCTTTTTATCAAAAATCTTCGCTATCCCCCTTCTCAGGCCCAGGTCTCCCGCTGGATAGACGTTTTTCCTCAGGCCATAGGCCAAAAACAGCTCCGCCGTCCACTTCCCTATCCCGCGGAACTTCGTGAGGTATTTGATGGCCTCATCAATGTCCCAGTCCCAGAGTTCGAGGTTCAGCTCGCCCTTCAGGTAGGATTCCGTGAGGGATTTTATGTAGCCCGCCCTGTAGCCGAGTCTGGCCTTTTTAAGTTCTTCCAGGCCTAGGGAGGCAATCTTCCCGGCGGTGGGAAAGGCGTAGAGCTCGCCAACGGGTTCTCCGGCGAGTTTGACGAGATTTGCTATTGTCCGCTGGGCGAAGTCGAAGTTCACCTGCTGCTGGGCTATCACCTCGACGAGGGCCTGGTAGGGGCTCGGCGATGCGGGCATCGTTAGGCCGTAGAACTCCTCGATGAGGAACGAGAAGGGTGAGTCGCTTATCTCGGCGTAGAAGGAGTCCAAATCCGTGTCAAGGCCGAGAACGAAGGTTACCTTTTCCTTCGCTTCCTTCCTCTCCTTCCTTCCCCAGTCCTCGGGAAAGTGGAAGTCCCCGTCGTAGGCGACCACTCTGGCCTTCCCGCCGCCAAGCCTCAGTGCCTGATAAAAGGTGCCGTCCCTGAAGGCCCAGGTGCCGTTGCGTATCATTTCCTTCGCCGTTTTTTCAAGGTCTATCAACGTCCTCCCTCCACCCCAAAACCCTCGACTGGTAGTGACTCTTCGGGAAAATTTCGAGTGGGTCGATACCCCTCTCTCTGAGGAGGTGCCTCAGCTCGACCTCGTAGTCCGCCTTTTGTAGCTCCTCGCTCTCCCGGATTTCCACGACGAAGAGCCTTCCCGTAAGTTCCCGTATCGTCTTGTAGCCTAGGCCGAGGAGGGGCCTTATGTAGGCAACGCCAAACCTGTCCTCCAGCGACCTCGCTTTAGGCAAATCGAGGAGCGGAACCCTGTCGTCCCTCCGGGTTCCATCGCTCACCCTTTCCACTTCGGGAAGGGACGCTAAGGCCTCCAAAGCCCTCTCGTGGATGAACTGTATCGCGTTGTTCGGGTGGCCGTCGCTTATGGCAATCTCCCCGGCTTTTTCGAGGATTTCACGGGGAAGCTCCAGAACTCGATGGGGAAAGCCGAGCCTTTCAGCGGTCTCCCTCGCGTACCTCCAGTTGTCGAGCAGGCCGAAGGTGACCGTTACGAGCTCGACCTCGTAGCCGAGCTGGCTTAGAATCCACGCGGCCAGGCTTGAGTCCTTTCCGCCGGAGTAGAGGTGGTGGACTTTCATAGCTATCACCGGCTTTCGATGGGTGGGGCTTTATTAAGCTGATCCAAGATAGCTTTAAAAGGCCAACCTTTTTAAGGCCATTCCCAGCGAGAGGTTAGTGGTGAGAGAGATGGAGAAACGCTTACCCGGTAAGGTGAGAAGGTCGCTCCGCGCGAGATACTACGACATCGAACCGCGAGCGTGGATTGGTAAGAAGGGTCTCGCCGAGAGCGTGATTGAGGAGATAAACACCCAGCTTGAGAAGGACGGTGTCCTTAAGGTTGAGATAAGGAAGGGAGCGCTCATC
Encoded proteins:
- a CDS encoding GNAT family N-acetyltransferase → MRVRLATLEDVHEIVEVHTADENLSGGIYDRYIRGGPWMATETLAIHLNNLLLDDQLVAVAELDGKIVGEVEVLFSEEPIGGKVRRIAHIDVIEVHPDYRGRGIGRALMEFVEGLARERGAEMSTTQPDEDAKGFYERLGFDVEVFGGRTVWIPAGKRADDANIRPLEFSWEEVKNLQLVAGRFQSSYSMYFSAFKDNIAGIHYTVESGKAGESFYAFRNLPGRDGVALLLWGRIDDLGTVLGRAKALGFERVLTVLAEDLEVADTREVGRIEILAKELT
- a CDS encoding type II toxin-antitoxin system VapC family toxin, translated to MQVIDTAIFIQGIDVEGFTTPKVVEEVKDPESRLFLESLISAGKVKVLVPSKESVEVVMEAARKTGELNELSEADIEVLALAYELKATLLTDDYNLQNIAKTLGIPFKTLKRGIKRVIRWNYVCIGCGKRFSEMPPGGVCPDCGSPVRLIPKRRRRKKRRKKGQDQG
- a CDS encoding DUF2095 family protein; this encodes MDEDREKRKPVDDFAWQEYDRDEFRKMFPALAKELEEGKGIGIDAYRSSVEEGEELAEPRNFAGYNPTVIDFLRRCETDDEALEIINWMESRGEITPEIAKELRITLAKKGVRAFGPKKEWGWYERHGR
- a CDS encoding DUF7411 family protein codes for the protein MKVHHLYSGGKDSSLAAWILSQLGYEVELVTVTFGLLDNWRYARETAERLGFPHRVLELPREILEKAGEIAISDGHPNNAIQFIHERALEALASLPEVERVSDGTRRDDRVPLLDLPKARSLEDRFGVAYIRPLLGLGYKTIRELTGRLFVVEIRESEELQKADYEVELRHLLRERGIDPLEIFPKSHYQSRVLGWREDVDRP
- a CDS encoding LamB/YcsF family protein, yielding MRVDLNSDLGESFGRYTLGLDEEVMKYITSANVATGWHAGDPIVMRKTVRLAKEKGVAVGAHPGYPDLMGFGRRYMKLTPEEARNYVLYQIGALYAFTRAEGLELQHVKPHGALYNALVKEEELARAVIEGIADFDRNLIFVALSGSKPAQIAEEMGIKVAHEVFADRAYNPDGTLVPRSKPGAVIHDKEEIAERVVSMVKDGGVRAINGEWIELRADTICVHGDNPKAVEIARQVREVLEREGVKVVPMGEFLR
- the pxpB gene encoding 5-oxoprolinase subunit PxpB — encoded protein: MNFKPLGDSGLLISFGEVIDEETNDRVHALAGAIEKAGFEWLVEVVPSYSSLAVIYDAKLIDFEGVKQAIERIEFSAERFEGRLVEIPVLYGGEHGPDLEFVAEYNGLTPEEVIEIHSRPIYRVYFLGFLPGFAYLGGMDERIATPRLEKPRLKVPAGSVGIAGEQTGIYPIESPGGWRLIGRTPLRLFNPSRKPPTLLRPGDRVKFVPIDEEEFKELYKAEWGHEND
- a CDS encoding DUF512 domain-containing protein, which codes for MYEFTEDFKLRRITKYELDGVDERDDLVVIPPSSKAGPCGSYCLFCYLRQNPPEMIYKVSFHDTLNDPELERRIAYVSEHYPELWIRVTDTAGNVGLDKKRIESLWKAGLDEMQISVHTTKKERRIALMRSPLAGRLIDLLPLVAETFRVIADIILTPGYNVDDIGEIIEDLASMGVAEVRLFPVGVTRYNRDVRPLTRDELIFVKETALDVGRETGIRVVIPPIFKALLGEFRLDIGPFEIEPEMPTYILTGELAYPELRRIFPRIPVVAVKNEFFGGNIGTAGLLTGRDVLRTVEKLPEVDLGLILLPELMFYGDRTLDGFTREELVSRILVEKGYIVESALEPVEIPRVLEKVGAV
- a CDS encoding adenylate kinase family protein, with the translated sequence MIIAVTGTPGVGKTTVSKLLAEKLGYEYVSLRDYAIEKGIGEMKGDELEVEVDELTYNFERDFKGKNVVVDGHLSHFLNADLVVVLRAHPRLIGERLTERGYSREKVGENVEAELVDVILVEALEENENVIEVDTTGKTPEEVVNEILELIEKGVKKRVGVVDWSEVYDEVIPYLRL
- a CDS encoding DNA-3-methyladenine glycosylase family protein; translation: MIDLEKTAKEMIRNGTWAFRDGTFYQALRLGGGKARVVAYDGDFHFPEDWGRKERKEAKEKVTFVLGLDTDLDSFYAEISDSPFSFLIEEFYGLTMPASPSPYQALVEVIAQQQVNFDFAQRTIANLVKLAGEPVGELYAFPTAGKIASLGLEELKKARLGYRAGYIKSLTESYLKGELNLELWDWDIDEAIKYLTKFRGIGKWTAELFLAYGLRKNVYPAGDLGLRRGIAKIFDKKPKEVRERDVREIIEPYGKWKGLLAFYITCYDRKTEMERRKR
- a CDS encoding phosphoglycolate phosphatase; this translates as MGKIKAISLDIDGTITYRDRTLSIDALKAIRLAERLGVPVMLVTGNSVPFAEAAAVFIGTSGPVIAEDGGALSLKGEGTMRKRVFLTDMDEEWILWSELKRRYPEAKLSYSTMERKAGLVVLRTVPVEAVREIIEELGLNLVAVDSGFAIHVKKPWINKGAGIEKACEYLGIKPSEVAHVGDGENDLDAFRVVGYRVAIAQAPESLKEKADYVTEKPYGDGGAEAIVHILRKFGYLGEGDEGSSGNP
- a CDS encoding M20 metallopeptidase family protein, whose protein sequence is MTFNPVFEAEKIKDLIISWRRDFHMYPELKYEEERTSKIVEEHLREWGYSIKRVGTGIIADIGDGEKTIALRADMDALPIQEENDVPYKSRIPGKMHACGHDAHTAMLLGAGKIIAEHAEEFNGRVRLIFQPAEEGGNGAVKMIEGGALEGVNAIFGFHVWMDLPSGVIGIREGPFLAGAGIFSGKLVGKGGHGAAPHEARDPLPALAELILAYQTIVSRNVDPIETGVVSVTSVHAGTAFNVIPEKAEFKGTFRFFKGEVGELIKRRMDEIARGVAIAHNLEYELSIDELTPPTINDPEMAGFARKVAEKYGLKYGEVPPTMGAEDFSFYLQRVPGAFLALGIRNEEKGIIYPHHHPKFDVDEDVLHLGTAMEVALALEFLR
- a CDS encoding 5-oxoprolinase subunit C family protein — encoded protein: MIELLRVPSLLTVQDSGRKGYRKLGVPVSGYMDDYSARIANYLVGNPCDAPLLEFLLMGPTIKFNASAVFAVAGDVDVKLNGAPVDPWTSYWAKRGDVLEVGVLKSGLYGYIAFAGGIKCEKLLGSCSTYARANLGRPLSEGDKLTLGYAILTGKEGCRLPEELRPDYSAEEITVGVVLGPDLDHFTEEGVRMFLSEAYTITPESDRMGYRLDGRTIEHSEKGAGIVTGPLVPGTVQVPPNGKPIVMMRDAQTTGGYARIGVVSNAYLHRLAQLRPSFKVRFREMSVEDARNELFKKEKTLEAIRLFLEGRLRAYRIKAGEKSLIALAGKV
- a CDS encoding N-acetylmuramoyl-L-alanine amidase, with translation MKFRALFVAFLFLSALLWIPTTGASASNLSGYTICVDAGHGGKDPGAVGYVVEKDVNLAIALKVAQVLERDGARVVLTRNGDYFVTLSGRVQIANSADCDIFISIHANAGPSSASGFEVYHYYTSSRGKTLATYVDEEISKLIPLRNRGVKSAGFYVIKYTRMPAILIETGFVTNSYDASIISDEAYQWKYAYAILHGVQRYFGVPVHDPVPVVTGVRFADHGSYFRVVLDVSEKASYHVYYTYYSNGYHLVIQVDNAQLANLGWASYNGWYYTYTGSGTAPLIYATQSGNTVFIVVELNSPYLPYSDFVLSNPDRIVVDIYP